The Alosa alosa isolate M-15738 ecotype Scorff River chromosome 3, AALO_Geno_1.1, whole genome shotgun sequence nucleotide sequence cacagctgtggtagttaggtaggaggattactgtttatttatataaattcttcaacagaagacctgcctcgaatgcagcttgcccaaaaaaaaggcctgtggttttacgcagcctacagtaaataggTCTTGAGTGAGTTAGAGTCCTCTCGCTTTCTTTTCAAAACCACCGCCAAGGTGGAAAGTTGGATTCGTTAGGGGcaaagggccggattaacaattcatagacgcccagggaacaaatgtctgatgcccCCAGCCAACGGAATGGGCGGTcagttgtaggcctataggaAGATTTCTATTGCCATTTGCGGCACGAtggcatctgtgaggccaagccacCCAAGTAGCCCGCTTGTTTGCAACCAACATTACACGAATATTTATACGTAGGCCATTGAAATATTTCAACACGGAATATCAGTGCCGGGTGAATTATGAAAAAtccaaagtagccttatggctgaaagccgtttgggatcccccctgtcacaataaccatacaaaagttaaaaacagatgacaaatCACCGACATAATGCAccaataatatagcctagatattccaccATATCtgaatacattatttattttagagGGACATTCTgtgccctagtccactgtaggctacgactattaacaccttccacctaaccccgtGAGTGGGGGTATTATAATCGTGAAAGAGCACCATTGGAGTAGCCTATCGCGGGGCCAGCCTAAAATCGTTCGattgttgtgtgccttctggtttctccactaCTGGTTTTCACGTGCGTGCatcgctgcagcagttgtcagacattcacaaacaagttggtGTTTTAGGaagtttgaagtcgctttttcATACACTTAGTGCTCAACTACATTGCAAGCACTCGGGACCAAAAGacaaaaagacatgtaaaaaatatatgtttttgaaaactagcattaaactggattgatcccgcaaaagcaacacatgcgcacaaacttgtgaccatcaaaccgtttatcgcctgtaactccgtgataacaggggccgtaacaggaaggcatttgttggagcaacggaggttaatatgctctatattttgtccaaatgatgtctgtctatcatcgttgcactcagaaaaaccagaatgtttactGTAATTTGTCCCATGCGTTTCTTCGGGTTGCAAACCGGATTCTCGcagctaaagtctgtagtgaagtctgtgtagttTTTTCAGGCTCCATTTTTTTTCACAggcaccctgctcacttgagacatctgccgttgtttgggttgttgcagccgTTTgcatcactggaaaaatacaaattaaagtcgcagCGGATACACATTGATCTCCGCCACGCAGGGACCGCTGAGGGAAACTGTGTTTGGCAATTctgcccactgtatgtatgtatgtgtgtgagtgtctgtgtgtgtgcgtgttaccAAACATTCCAACTCCTCTCTGGTACTTACTAGATATAACACCTAAAGAaaccagaaccagaaccagaCATGAGATCATTAATGAGGCCCAATGGATGCAGATATCACATTACATGAGGACATACTGTAAGAAtactctgcctgtgtgtgtctgtgtgtgtgtgtgagagagagagagagagagagagagagagagagagagagagagagacttgaataacttgaatttccccttggggatcaataaagtatctatctatctatctatctatctatctatctataaactATTGTCCGTAAGTTGTTGTAGTTTGGAAATCACATAAAACTTTGTCGggaaaacacaaacattttaATGCATAAGATTGCCAGTGAATTTTGAGATTTTGTAAGCCTTTTTTTTACAATGGAACaaatggcaggacttttactttctgaagctacTATGAAGGATTATGCATAAACCATTAGTACTATGGTTAGGAGCATGGTGATCATCATCACCATAGGGTACCATGGTAAAACCATAGttactgcattaaaaccataGTGAATTTCCGTAAGGGATAGGGACCAGAAGCAGAGATGAGATCATTAATGAGGCCCAATggacacagacatcacattaCATGAGGACATACAGAAAGAatactgtgcctgtgtgtgtgtgtatgtgtgtgtgaccccctCCTTCCTAAAGAAACCCAAACACTCCAACTTCTCTCTGGTACTTACCTCCTCCACCTAAAGAAACCAGAAGCAGAGATGAAATCATTGATGAGGCCCCATGGACAcagacatgtaaatgtaaatcaggtttctcagccaagtatacttgcgtatacaaggaatttggtctgtgcatttatcccatccgtgatactttgtgtgtgtgtgtgagagagagagacagatagagagagagagagagagagactacactgtgtgtgtgtgtcatgatgaATATGGGATCCCCCTCCCTCCTAAAGAAACCCAAACATTCCAATTCCTCTCTGGTACTTACCTAAACCAGCTGAACCTAAAGAAACCAGAAGTAGAGATGAGATCATTAATGAGGCCCAATGAACACAGACATTACATTACGAACGTAGcgttcactagttcacattccgtaatttgcaaacagatatactagcataatagaaaagcatgtttggcgaAGTCTCTGGCCAGGGTCCTGAAGTGATTTGCAGGATCATGCAGGAGTCAACTGCGCAGGCAGGAGTCGTGCAGGATTCCGCAATACACCTCCTTATTCTTGAACTATGGAAGACGGGAGGCgtaaggggaggtggtgggttgcAAGCGGAGTGACGCCGATGCTGCAACTTCGGCAGGTAGAGACAGACTGCGAATAAATAACCTGTCTGATTGAAGGAGGCGAATAAATAACCTGTCTGATTGAAGGAGGCGAATAAATAACCTGTCTGATTGAAGGAGGGGTGGCCAATTCCGTcatgctcctcccgaacttccgtTTGTTACAAACGCCATTTATCAGTGCCATGGCCAACCAGCAGAAACCGCACGTTATGACACTTATGTCAACGTCGTATTAATCAAACTTCATCAGGTAAAcagcgcctttctctgcccctcTACCACAATTTACGAACGTTAACAACTGAACAACATACTTTAATCACAAGTGCAGTTGAAtgaactgatgacaacattaaaaggaatcaaacgACATTTAGTGATCATGATCTAATACAGTACATGATGTCAACAAACAGGCAgataatgaagagcagtagGTCTACTcaaactaggcctacttgtgcacgtaggctatggaagatttgtcaaatctagcaagtagtggatgacgtgaaagtgtaagtaagtaagtgtaagtaagacattcgaaaggccagcGAAAGTTAAGGTTTCTTTTGATATAGTACAAAGACGCAAAACTGGTGTTCCGCATTTAACACCTGATTTTACAAGGTGGACATATTTAGGCACAAAATAGACGTGTGTTTTTATGGGCAGTTTTAGTATACAGAGGAATACCTCAGtgtggcctgtttgtacatacctcgccatTTTTTTATGCACACGTTGCGAAacaacatctgtgtgtgtgtcacagcagCCGCACCTCGTTCCTCTGTTCCGGCTTCAGTCCCTGGATCTACTCCAGTCCGGgttccagctccagctccaaaTGCAGGCCTAGTCCGTTCAGCCTCACCTGAGTTTTAGTAGCACTCACCTGTTTCTAGTTTGCTCGTTATGTTTGTATTTAAGTCCTTCTCCTCTCAGTTGTctttgtgtgacacacacacacacacacacacacacacacacacacacacacacacacacacacacacacacacacacacacacacacacacacacacacacacacacacacacacacacacacacacacacacacttccattacCCTAAAATGCTTACTAacttgtctttctgtctttcttgctgttacacacacacactcagcagagaAACAGAAGACTTACGTCTGATTCCCAACCCTGGTGTCCTCTGATGACCTGACTCCTTTATAttcccctctgctcctcctcagtGTGAGAGACACGTCTCCTCTCTGCAGCTGCTGGGGGTCCACACTCACTCTGCCCTCATACTGTAGCCCCTCCCCTCTATCACATGACCATTCTTATACAGGTAGATACAGTCTGTCTCCCTAAACCACCtgatctccatggcaacagcacTGGTTTCAGGAGAGAGGTGACAGCGCAGTGTGACATCACCCTCATTATACTCCACAACATGATCAGGGGTGACCAGTTTAAAACCTGCAGGGGGAAACAGTGTTAAagatattcatacacacacacacttacattgcCATAAAATGCTCActatgtctgtctttctctctttcttgcttacacactcttactctctctctctcactctctctcacacacacacttccattacCCTAAAATGCTCACtatgtctatctttctctttatctttctttttgtctgtctgtactcattcacacaaacacacacacaaacacacacatgcacaccacagaTATTGCTTACCTTTGTCTGTGCCCCCAGTTGCCATTGTGCCTGTAATGAAAACAGATCACTGTGTCATGTTCTCCAACATCATTAGTCTCCAGGGTAGTTCTAATTGTACAGTCACCAGTTTGCTCTATACAGTGTAATTGTAAAGTCATATGCCGTTTATACAGTGGTATGTATGGTGCATCAACTTAAGACCTATTTCTGTTCAAAGTAGGTCTTACCTCACGGTCTAGTGCTTCAGCTGTAAGAGTGAAGTTATGTTTCCTCTGCTACTTAGAGTCtcaaacacaccaaacacacacaggctgtttcTCCTGCAGACTGGACACTGCTGCTGTAGgcttcacacacactgtgactccGTGACAGGAGAACAGGATCCCTGAGTGTTTCAGCGTCAACAGGAGAACTCCTCTTCAGAGAGATACGGAGGCCATTTTCTCTCCCAGTAACAGTCGGTCTGACATGTCGTCCAACAGAACCAAGCTTTCTATAGTCAGATCATGACGGGCATTCTCTGACCAAAGAGTAAAGTCCAAGCTCAGGTGTTTATGGTCTTTGTGTTTAATGATTAACCTCCACACCTGAAGACTAAAGACCCTTACGTTTCCTTACTGCAGTAATCCACTGCTGTAGTTGGAGAGAGTAAAGGAGAAGAGCTGTGTGGTTTGTGGTCAATATTTGGGCACTGCTAGAGaatgtagaggaggaggagataggGGCAAGGAGGTGAGAAGGAATACCTACACACAGGCACGAAAGAGGCAGGAGGAGACGAGTCCCCGAGGGTTCCAGAAAAGATCCAGCTCAGGGGGTGGGCGCATTGCAGACGTACGTGCTGAGCATCCTGATCGGCACGGTGATGGAGGTGGGCTTCATCGTGGTGGTGCAGTACTCATGTAATGCCATGTTCCTGAAGGAGGAGGCCAAGCGCACTTTAATGCCCCCTGTAAAGAACATGGTGGACTGCTACATGTCACAGCCCACTGAGAAGAACATCTTCATTGTGTTCATGCTGGCCTGCAAGACACATGGTGGACTGCTACATGTCACGGCCCACTGAGAAGAACATCTTTATCATGTTCATGCTCACATAAACTTTCCGAGCCACAGAGAGACGATTCAGCTGAGATGGGATCATCAGCATCAATGTTAGATGTTAGCATTAGGTGTTAACATTAGCATTAGCTGTTAGCATGGGTTCCATTAGCATCTAGCCCCGCTATTGGAAGGTTAGTAGCAGCTCTCTCTTTGTAGATACTGAGATACAGTTGAGAATAATAACATGATGTAGATGCACAACATATGGTAGCTTTATGACTCCATGTTTATGTCTctaagtttgtttatttgtttgttgttttgtttctgtagtGTTATTGGTGTGGTGGAAATATCAGACAAGCACACTATTCAAGAACATGGCGACAGCCCGCATCTTTACTTCACGTTCAACAATACACTACATTTTACATCCTTATACATCACATGTATAACcattccagccaatcagaggcattCACCATTAGACTATATAACTTGAACAGGTAGCTGCTCATGCTACATCCCCCCCTTAGAATAGCACCTATTGCGTAACCAACAACTGCATAACCAATTCAGTACAACAGTACCATAACAAATAGTTGAATACAGGTACTCATGAATGACCGAACCCAACAACGCCCAGTGTAACTCAACATTATAAGTAATTACTAAAATGATTCACACCATCCAGACTAATGCAAGACCCTTATGAAAGCACATAGTCTTGAGATGAGCAGGTGGTTTGATGCTCCCACCTGGTCTGGTGTGGGCGGCATGTTGTGCATTGCTAGACTGTACTTGAGGACCCTCTCCCAGACCCACTTCTAGCGGAGATTCTGTGATGTCCTCCCTAGCTTCACTCTCATCACCATCATGAGGGCTGGAGTGATCATGATCAGGGCAGGGGTGCTCTGTCTGGCCAAAGGTGTCTCCTGTTCCCAAGGAGTAGCAAGCTTCAGGAGGATGTGGGATGACATCATAAGACCGTGGTTCCTTTCTGATGTTCACCACTATTGCTGGACTCCACTTGTCATTTATGTCAAGGTTGGTGTGCCATCCTGTGTCTATTTTCTGTGGCCTGTGGTGTAATATGGATCCAATAAAAATCATCACTATCAGTGTCTGTTTCAATCGGCGCCACTACTCTCCCTGACTTGCACATTGCAGAAAAATGGTTCTTTTTTCCAAACGTGTTGCAATATGCATTGTATGCAGGGCATCTTCTTGGCCGATGTTGTCGCCCGCATTTGCTACATAACTGAGTGTGTTCTTTGATGGGTGTTTTGCGCTTTGTCCATGTATGTGGTTTGGAGTCCTTGCTCCTGATAATATCCACTTGCTCTGTTGAGCTGCTGGAAGCCATTGCAAGAGCCTGTGCACTACTTCCTTTGCTCGACATAGATCTACAGCTTTAGTCAGGGACAATTCAGGGATGGACAGCagtttatcacatagagcagtGTCAGTCACGCTAAACACTATTTTATCCCTTAGCATGAGATCTGCTGAGCCTCCAAATTCACAATTGCGAACTCTTGCTTTTAGTTCAGTTACAAATTTGTCCATTCCTGCTTGTGCATTgtatgtataagtaagtataagtatatatactcttttgatcccgtgagggaaatttggtctctgcatttatcccaatccgtgaattagtgaaacacactcagcacacagtgaggtgaagcacacactaatcccggcacagtgagctgcctgcaacaacagcggcgctcggggagcagtgaggggttaggtgccttgctcaagttcAGCAGCCGTGTTACTGGTCGGGTTCGAACCGCAACCCTCCGTTACAAGTCCgggcactaaccagtaggccacggctgcccagaaCTGTGTGTGCCCAGAACTAATGACGCTCATAAACAGTGTTTTTTCGTTACTCACAGTACTTTTGGAAGGCGGCTAACACATCAGAAAGTGTCGTTCGCATCACCATACTCAATCGTACGCATGTTATAGACTTCTAGCCCATCCTCTCCGATACAGTGCAAAAAGACAGCAATTTTCCTTGCCTCTGCCTTATCACTGAGTCCTGACGCCTCGAGGTAAACTTTGAGTCGCTGCTCCCATTTTGGCCAATTCTCAGCCAGGTTGCCAGTGAAGGACAGTGGCGTCGGTTGTGTGAACAACTCCATGGTCTTGCGTTACACTAGTATCTGTATTTAACGGTCTCTCGCCTTTGCTATGCTTCAGTTTGTTGAAGGCagccacttctgacaccatgtaGTGTTATTGGCGTGGTGGAAATATCAGACCAGCACACTATTCAAGAACAAGGCGACAGCCCGCTTCTTTACTTCACGTTCAACAATACACTACATTTTACATCCTTGTACGTCACACGTATAACcattccagccaatcagaggcattCACCATTAACTTTAACAGCTGCTCATGCCACAGTTTCCTATCAAGCTAACAATTTAGTTTTTGGTTCCCGAACGTTCCCTGAATGTTAGTTTTTGAGTAGGTTTtggttcccatggaaagtttgctGAACGTTCTTGGTTATATAAAACGTTCCCCTAACGTTATCTAAACGTTGCAACCTTTAGAGAACCTTCCCCTAACGTTCCCTAACCGTTGCAACCTTTAGAGACCTTCCCCTAacgcagtgtttttcaaccttttttgtgccacggcacacttttgacacttaaaatgtcccacggcacactaacatcctgtgtgaagaaaaaataaacataccatagcctaaaatttcaaataatacacagatatggccttattatggcttctatgcaagacctgctcaataaaacaaacgccctcttttttatttgtaggtgactatatctaatttatttgttgttatgaactggatatgtgatgattctgtgaatactggatatggggcccccgttgtacaatgcctgcataccacaaatagtgcaatcatacaatcaatgagagcatgtggttataaattctttgaacagttgcttttctggaccagtgagtgacatttgggtaattttctgcggcacacctgatgatctctcccgatacacagtggttgaaaaacactgccctAACGTCCCCTAACCGTTGcaacctttagggaacgttcccaTAACGCCCGTTTACGGACAGGACAAGACTTCAATCGATCACCTGAAAGCAGAGGTGCTGTCTTCGCCCTACTGGCGTGGGGGTAGGCCTACGTGTAAGGGTTGGATTCCAATCTATGATTGAACCAGAGCCTGTCTGATTGAACTGATTGTCGGATTGAagtgaaatgtgaaatgatgaAAGTAGTGAATTTTCTTAGTTGTCAAAAGTGTTCTATTGATAGATTCttgtttaaagttgtttcacCTAATACGGTAAAACAAAGcacaaaagtattttttttatttatttagtaagAAAATGCTAtaacctttagggaacgttccctaaccgttattttttggtttggtttgaaCCAGAGCTAatgagcggagctgagcggtgcaaaTCTTCAAACATCCTCCTGCTCCAGTGAAATCGCTCCACGTTCGCTCCAGAGGGAGATATAATCTAAAAGCCGAATTGTCACCTTataaaacttaaatcccaaagaactaCGAACAACGGCAATGTCACTCATAGAACATGTATTGTAAAAGAGTCTAATGCAACACCGACAGTGCAACAAcgaacaagcttggcaacgtcaatacataggcctataagcctaaaactaaaggGTTCAGTGGAATTAATTGCCTAAATAATACAGGTTTAGCATCCAAGTTTTACTTCAGCCTTACTTAAAGCATAGGCTATTCAAATTGCTCacatttttctttgctctccgttgcacactcatgtttccgcaaaatgtgtcttcttaatggaaaattccggtatttagcactttgagtccctttttggtttgttttggatgaactagagtggtggacaccgaaatcttgacgattggtcctgtctcgacttttctgactcgttttgaatcgcctttgacttctcagagtggctgcaaacaggcatactgtaggctgtaGTACACATAAGTataactaaagggatcagtgggattaattgcctaaagAATACAGGCTTAGCATCTAAGCTTTACTTTCATCCTTCTACTTCATATGAAGcatattcaaattgctcacgtttttctttgctctcctaAACACACTCTCATGTTTCCGTGAAATGCGTCCTcttagattccaaaataaatctTTACTCACTGAAACAGTGTCACCACATGGTCTACATTgtatctagttgttttgtaggaataaTACACTTGTATGACTtatcagtttcctttctaaaatatttagcaaACTCCGACCCCATCAACGAACTTACAAATTTAACTGTCTTGGGTTTATTAGGAAGACATGAATTCTGGGTGGATTTGGACATGCCTCTCACCAGAATTTAAAATAAAtctacttaataataataaaccaaCTTAAgcataaaatgtttaaaataaatggtgCATATTTTGCAGGAAAATGAATGTCTCCTTGTTCATGCCCTTTAGTCAATGGTTAGGCTACTAATCAATTCTTAGTTTACTTTTGAGTATTATAATTGCCACCCACTGACCTTTATTGGTATGACTGTAGTATATCTGTAGTCTCAATATGCTATACAAGCAATAAGTATGCAGGTAAGTCAGTGACTAGTTAAAAGTTCAGGCTCAGGATTTTTTTCTACTATCACCCCTGTAtttatctctatggctctgctgcctgtgagtgtctgtaggtcagcatagtccatattaagacgttaagactgctcctctaaacaattcccaatctagcttagtctgtaggcctaactgttgatttttaactggggtgatattaaatcatgaatatgaaaactgacatatttttatggtctcggtctcgactcggacttgcttcctcaaagactcagtcttgactcggactcgactgtatttgaaaaccaacagactcagtctcgacccttcaaagactcggtcttgtcggactcggcataggtggtctcgtccccatcactaccGTTTATCCAAGCACTTTGGTTTCATACCCGATTTTTACGTACCCAAGCAAGAATACTTCCCTTTTAAATCCAATCCTGcttatattttaagcaaagtcATACTGAAAACATGATTCTACTTTAAACAAACACTTCAAACATGATTAAACTTTAAGCAAAGTTACACTTCAAACATGATTACCTCCATATAAAACATAACACCTCcatacaaagacattttcattttcatagcGTGAACATTGAAGAAACACTCTCCAAAATAGTGTAAAAATAAAACCAGCAAGGCATAGCAAAGCATAGCACAGCAAAAGTAAGCAAGATGCACTTTTAGTCAGAACATGAACATTTTGATGTGTTTGGTTGAACTCCTTTACCATATCTTGTTATCCTTTAATTCAGACACTTATTTATTCAATCACAGTATAGTATACAAAACACATTTCAATCCCTTTTTTCAAGGCTTCTTGGATGTGtttctttatctatctatctatcctataaaaataaaacacttgaatttccccctgGGGATTAATACATAGACCAAAAAAAAGAGATAtaagaaaaagagggaaaaaatatatatataaagaaagaaaaataaaaataaataaataaagaaagaaaactggCTTTGATACAGTTATCATGGTGTTGGCTTGTCTTACAGAGGTAATCTTTCCTTTATTTTAACCTCCTCAAAGCAGCTTTTAtccattattaaaaaaaaaaaagtcagggtTCCATCCAACTAAAGTGGAAGAGAGCCCATTTTTCTCAAATAACCTTTCATTTTTGGCAATCTTATGGGTTACCTTTTCCATCCTGTACACATCCTCTACCATCGCTAACCATTTATTTACATTGGGTGGTTCAACCTTTTTCCAGCTTcttgttatttgttttgattCTCAAAATCCAGAAAAGATAACACTGCCCTTTTCCCAAGATTGGGGTTGTATACCCAGAAGTATATTGTAACGTTTGAAGGTTTCAGGACGCCAAGAGTTGTTCAGAGCAAGCTTTATTGGCTGAGAACGAGGGCAGGTTTAGACACAGATCACAATGCACACAGGGCAGgtcaagaagacacacacactacaccaacagGGGAGgtccagccccccacacaaaaaggaacacacatGATGggaaactaaaagggaaacatgttacactaaagacactaactttacacttataacttaagagaataacg carries:
- the LOC125292260 gene encoding uncharacterized protein LOC125292260; protein product: MATGGTDKGFKLVTPDHVVEYNEGDVTLRCHLSPETSAVAMEIRGEGLQYEGRVSVDPQQLQRGDVSLTLRRSRGEYKGVRSSEDTRVGNQTPAFGAGAGTRTGVDPGTEAGTEERGAAAVTHTQMLFRNVCIKKWRGSAGLGGGGVISTLKKITAEERKNMEESVQSLGANKQEEDNKQLEDTLRILEMELDELMLKNDREHQAGAVLVLVRRSRCLSLRRGNQCPEPGLHLIYTSSANSVDCLQTAIQPILWQDRGMNSRLHLLLFQP